From one Rhodamnia argentea isolate NSW1041297 chromosome 1, ASM2092103v1, whole genome shotgun sequence genomic stretch:
- the LOC115751766 gene encoding uncharacterized protein LOC115751766 yields MSAKMSPIFPIPEPHHFSDYGFDPQLDFFQVLGEARRHKRDAAAARPIDSVHFKLQKPISKDDHHHNKSKRSFSSSSSSSSSHHKFKSKTRWWRNALLFFKRWAHHHHHHQRCDRTEDPRPFRGSVSGPVYLAESRSGPPGTPYRTASRPSSGPLAGTVTPARKGDEEVPYVSLRDLNVEPPRRISTSSAIPIYLVT; encoded by the exons ATGTCGGCCAAAATGTCTCCAATCTTCCCCATTCCAGAGCCCCACCACTTCAGCGACTACGGCTTCGACCCTCAGCTCGACTTTTTCCAG GTTTTGGGCGAAGCGAGACGGCACAAGCGCGACGCGGCCGCCGCGAGGCCCATCGACTCCGTCCACTTCAAGCTCCAGAAGCCCATCTCCAAGGACGACCACCATCACAACAAATCCAAGAggtctttctcctcctcctcctcctcctcctcctcccaccaCAAGTTCAAAAGCAAGACCCGGTGGTGGAGGAACGCGCTCCTCTTCTTCAAGCGGTGGgcccatcaccaccaccaccaccagcgGTGCGACCGCACCGAGGACCCGCGCCCCTTCCGGGGCTCCGTGTCCGGGCCCGTGTACCTGGCCGAGAGCAGGAGCGGGCCGCCGGGGACGCCGTACAGGACGGCGAGCAGGCCGTCGTCGGGGCCGCTGGCGGGGACGGTGACGCCGGCGAGGAAGGGGGACGAGGAGGTGCCGTACGTGAGCCTCAGGGATCTTAACGTGGAGCCCCCGCGGCGGATCTCTACTTCCTCCGCCATCCCCATTTACCTGGTCACTTGA